A stretch of the Bradyrhizobium sp. CCBAU 53351 genome encodes the following:
- a CDS encoding (2Fe-2S)-binding protein: protein MANLIINGKTFTLDVEPDTPLLWAIRENAGLTGTKYGCGIAQCGACTVHIEGVATRSCGVSVSEAEGKKITTIEGLASGGTLHKVQEAWIAQDVPQCGYCQSGMIMAVAALLTEKPKPTDADIDEAITNICRCGTFQQVREAIHTIASA from the coding sequence ATGGCAAACCTAATAATCAACGGAAAAACCTTCACTCTCGACGTCGAGCCGGATACGCCGCTGCTCTGGGCGATTCGCGAGAATGCCGGCCTGACCGGCACCAAATACGGTTGCGGCATTGCACAATGCGGCGCCTGCACGGTCCACATCGAAGGCGTCGCCACCCGCTCCTGCGGCGTCTCGGTCAGCGAGGCCGAGGGCAAGAAGATCACCACGATCGAGGGGCTCGCCTCGGGCGGCACCCTGCACAAGGTCCAGGAGGCCTGGATCGCCCAGGACGTGCCGCAATGCGGCTATTGCCAGAGCGGCATGATCATGGCGGTGGCGGCGCTGCTGACCGAGAAGCCGAAACCGACCGACGCCGACATCGACGAGGCCATCACCAATATCTGCCGCTGCGGCACCTTCCAGCAGGTGCGCGAAGCGATCCACACGATCGCAAGCGCCTAA